A window of Candidatus Binatia bacterium contains these coding sequences:
- the recO gene encoding DNA repair protein RecO, protein MAIVQTDALVLRSHRLGETSLIVTLFTRDFGLLRCVAKGARGAKSRFGASLEPGVSIAAVIYRKLTRDLQLLSKADIVAFWPSLWEDPDRFARAGSVLEFLERAAYGEQGDPELIDLAVETLGAMSTAPPPALEAILRAFEVQACRRLGYAPELSSCLECRAPLGEGGLFHPQKGGLLCGAPCGNDGGAFRLSEKARRTLLALAEHPLASMAGWAMERYPTVEIARAIERFLTSHLERFEGLRAQRVGEALARYAEGAR, encoded by the coding sequence ATGGCCATCGTCCAGACCGACGCGCTCGTCCTGCGCTCCCACCGCCTCGGCGAGACCAGCCTGATCGTGACGCTGTTCACGCGCGACTTCGGGCTTCTCCGCTGCGTCGCCAAGGGAGCGCGCGGAGCCAAGAGCCGCTTCGGCGCCTCGCTGGAGCCGGGGGTCTCGATCGCCGCGGTCATCTATCGCAAGCTCACGCGCGACCTCCAGCTCCTCTCCAAGGCCGACATCGTCGCGTTCTGGCCCTCCCTCTGGGAGGATCCCGACCGCTTCGCCCGCGCGGGGTCGGTGCTCGAGTTCCTGGAGCGCGCCGCCTACGGCGAGCAGGGGGACCCCGAGCTGATCGACCTCGCCGTCGAGACGCTCGGCGCGATGAGCACGGCGCCGCCCCCCGCCCTGGAGGCGATCCTCCGGGCGTTCGAAGTCCAGGCCTGCCGCCGTCTCGGCTACGCGCCGGAGCTTTCGTCCTGCCTGGAGTGCCGCGCCCCCCTGGGAGAGGGAGGCCTGTTCCATCCCCAGAAGGGCGGCCTTCTCTGCGGCGCCCCCTGCGGGAATGACGGCGGCGCGTTCCGCCTGTCCGAGAAGGCCCGACGCACCCTCCTCGCCCTGGCCGAGCATCCGCTGGCGTCGATGGCGGGCTGGGCCATGGAGCGCTATCCGACCGTGGAGATCGCCCGCGCGATCGAGCGGTTCCTCACCTCGCACCTGGAGCGCTTCGAAGGGCTGCGCGCCCAGCGCGTCGGCGAGGCGCTCGCGCGCTACGCGGAGGGGGCACGGTGA
- the ybeY gene encoding rRNA maturation RNase YbeY, with the protein MSCTERSPGLRSTTLRRLAKEALRLLRRPRASVSIVLTDDAAVRALNRDFREVDKPTDVLSFPLADPAALEDPAAPVFLGEIYISLDTARAQARSARRPFAREVAHLTVHGILHLLGHDHHTARERRQMWAEERRVMRGLSELVGTL; encoded by the coding sequence GTGTCGTGCACGGAGAGAAGTCCCGGCTTAAGATCGACCACTCTTAGACGGCTGGCGAAGGAGGCCCTGCGCCTCCTGAGGCGCCCACGGGCCTCGGTCTCCATCGTGCTCACCGACGACGCGGCCGTGCGCGCGCTGAATCGCGATTTCCGCGAGGTGGACAAGCCCACCGACGTGCTGTCGTTCCCGCTGGCCGATCCGGCCGCGCTCGAGGATCCCGCCGCCCCGGTCTTTCTGGGTGAGATCTACATCTCGCTCGACACCGCGCGGGCCCAGGCACGCTCCGCTCGCCGGCCGTTCGCGCGCGAGGTGGCGCACCTCACCGTCCACGGCATCCTTCATCTTCTGGGCCACGACCATCACACCGCGCGGGAGCGCCGGCAGATGTGGGCGGAGGAGCGGCGGGTGATGCGGGGATTGTCCGAGCTCGTCGGGACTCTGTAG
- a CDS encoding DUF502 domain-containing protein: protein MISRLRTHFLTGLLVLAPVAITGYVVWRLFTWVDHLLGTTLRGGYIRPGGVPGLGFLTVIVIIMFAGALAENFVGRRLGKLVDTGLLRIPLLRGLYSTVKDIGTAVLGDRKIAFNQVVLVPFPIPGVYSIGLMTSNAPASLSDAAGKPLRGIFLPTPPNPTTGPLLYYPEEMVIPTTMRVDQAIKIVVSAGAVVPLDAVPGVEAPRPEPDARATLEKGR, encoded by the coding sequence ATGATCTCCCGCTTGCGCACCCATTTCCTCACCGGGCTCCTCGTGCTCGCGCCCGTCGCGATCACGGGCTACGTCGTCTGGCGCCTCTTCACCTGGGTGGATCACCTGCTCGGGACGACGCTGCGCGGCGGCTACATCCGGCCGGGAGGCGTGCCGGGGCTGGGCTTCCTCACGGTCATCGTGATCATCATGTTCGCGGGCGCGCTCGCGGAGAACTTCGTCGGCCGGCGTCTGGGGAAGCTGGTCGACACGGGGCTCCTCCGGATCCCCCTCCTGCGCGGGCTCTACTCGACGGTCAAGGACATCGGCACCGCGGTCCTGGGCGACCGCAAGATCGCCTTCAACCAGGTCGTGCTCGTGCCGTTCCCGATCCCCGGCGTCTACTCGATCGGACTGATGACCTCGAACGCTCCGGCCTCGCTGTCGGACGCGGCGGGGAAGCCGCTTCGCGGCATCTTCCTTCCGACGCCGCCCAATCCCACCACCGGGCCGCTCCTCTATTACCCGGAAGAGATGGTGATCCCGACGACGATGAGGGTGGATCAGGCGATCAAGATCGTGGTCTCGGCGGGGGCGGTGGTGCCGCTCGACGCGGTGCCCGGCGTCGAGGCTCCCCGTCCCGAGCCGGACGCCCGCGCCACGCTGGAGAAGGGGCGCTAG
- a CDS encoding HDIG domain-containing protein, producing the protein MPDRLQILEPKRKERRSPSSRWAKRFGPKLRRAALFAGFLAFACFLVPRDPAFEVMTLREGFPAKRDLIAPFQFYLLKDRAVLRHEQTLAARGVAPVYSVDPAAARGTTDLLDSLRAAESGAGERGGWRLQSLGLSAEGARALSGPDGKRILVLARGIAETVYSNGVLPDLESAKASTDANGIALERDGMRFEKPWSALADPTTLRDRAWEEGQRAFPSRPEATQALQELLDVAMRPNLRFEASTTERLRAEARDAVNPYDGLVRKDEKIIGSHELATADDIRKLESLRAWRSRMHAENNWREGIATVLGRVVLLAFLVIGFLGYVKLHHPAVYRETPHLFLLAILTALVMSVGWVVVNQLRGYEMLIPITILSLTAALLWGNALAFAATFTASLFTGVVFGLGLPFLTGSALAGIAAIGSATGVRRRRDFYRPMLVVAVAYMVAIGAMGLVDGARWDVLLRRSLWGVVSGFGSVLVVTILLPLLESLFSATTDITLLELADLNRPILRRLMLEAPGTYHHSLVVGSLAEAGAAAIGGNPLLARVSAYYHDIGKIDKAEYYVENQSSARNRHEKLSPTMSCLIIESHVREGAEIARKEKLPRAIVDGIQEHHGTTLMSFFYQKALNAPKAPNAERDIEERDFRYPGPKPRSKETAVLMLADSVEAAARSLTEPTPSRIRGVVTRILDARVKDGQLDESPITFEDLANIRESFIPILTALFHARVHYPGSPANEERRRPADLGVVHGEKSRLKIDHS; encoded by the coding sequence ATGCCAGACCGATTACAGATCCTCGAGCCGAAACGCAAGGAGCGGCGCTCGCCGTCCTCGCGCTGGGCGAAGCGCTTCGGCCCCAAGCTTCGGCGCGCCGCGCTCTTCGCCGGGTTCCTCGCGTTCGCCTGCTTCCTGGTGCCGCGGGACCCCGCGTTCGAGGTCATGACGCTGCGCGAGGGCTTTCCCGCGAAGCGGGACCTGATCGCGCCCTTCCAGTTCTATCTCCTCAAGGACCGCGCCGTGCTCCGTCACGAGCAGACGCTCGCGGCGCGCGGCGTCGCCCCGGTCTATTCCGTGGATCCCGCCGCGGCGCGCGGCACGACCGACCTCCTCGATTCCCTGCGCGCCGCCGAGAGCGGCGCCGGCGAGCGGGGCGGATGGCGGCTCCAATCCCTGGGCCTCTCCGCCGAGGGCGCCCGCGCGCTCTCGGGACCCGACGGCAAGCGGATCCTCGTGCTCGCGCGGGGCATCGCCGAGACCGTCTATTCCAACGGCGTGCTGCCCGATCTGGAGAGCGCGAAAGCATCCACCGACGCCAACGGCATCGCCCTCGAGCGCGACGGCATGCGCTTCGAGAAGCCCTGGTCGGCGCTCGCCGACCCCACCACGCTGCGCGACCGCGCCTGGGAGGAGGGGCAGCGCGCCTTCCCCAGCCGCCCCGAGGCCACGCAGGCGCTTCAGGAGCTGCTCGATGTCGCGATGCGGCCCAATCTCCGGTTCGAGGCCTCCACGACCGAGCGCCTCCGGGCCGAGGCGCGGGACGCCGTGAACCCTTACGACGGTCTGGTCCGCAAGGACGAGAAGATCATCGGAAGCCACGAGCTCGCGACCGCCGACGACATCCGGAAGCTGGAATCGCTGCGCGCGTGGCGGAGCCGCATGCACGCGGAGAACAACTGGCGCGAGGGGATCGCGACGGTGCTGGGCCGCGTGGTGCTGCTGGCCTTCCTGGTGATCGGCTTCCTGGGCTACGTGAAGCTCCACCACCCGGCGGTCTACCGCGAGACGCCCCACCTCTTCCTCCTCGCGATCCTGACCGCGCTGGTGATGAGCGTCGGGTGGGTCGTGGTGAACCAGCTCCGCGGCTACGAGATGCTGATCCCGATCACCATCCTCTCGCTCACGGCCGCGCTTCTCTGGGGCAACGCGCTCGCGTTCGCCGCGACCTTCACCGCCTCGCTCTTCACGGGCGTCGTGTTCGGCCTGGGGCTGCCCTTCCTGACGGGGAGCGCGCTCGCGGGCATCGCCGCGATCGGCTCGGCCACCGGCGTGCGCCGGCGGCGCGACTTCTACCGTCCGATGCTCGTCGTCGCGGTGGCCTACATGGTGGCGATCGGCGCCATGGGGCTCGTGGACGGCGCGCGCTGGGACGTGCTGCTCCGCCGGTCGCTCTGGGGCGTGGTCTCGGGATTCGGCTCGGTCCTCGTCGTGACGATCCTGCTTCCGCTTCTGGAGTCGCTCTTCTCGGCCACGACCGACATCACGCTGCTCGAATTGGCCGACCTGAACCGGCCGATCCTGCGCCGCCTCATGCTCGAAGCGCCCGGCACGTACCACCACAGCCTGGTCGTGGGGAGCCTGGCCGAGGCGGGCGCGGCGGCGATCGGCGGCAATCCGCTGCTCGCGCGCGTCAGCGCCTACTATCACGACATCGGCAAGATCGACAAGGCGGAGTACTACGTCGAGAACCAGTCGAGCGCGCGGAACCGCCACGAGAAGCTGTCGCCGACCATGTCCTGCCTCATCATCGAATCGCACGTGCGCGAGGGGGCCGAGATCGCGCGCAAGGAGAAGCTCCCGCGCGCGATCGTGGACGGCATCCAGGAGCACCACGGCACCACGCTCATGAGCTTCTTCTACCAGAAGGCGCTCAACGCGCCGAAGGCGCCCAACGCCGAGCGCGACATCGAGGAGCGCGACTTCCGCTATCCCGGCCCCAAGCCCCGGTCCAAGGAGACCGCGGTGCTCATGCTCGCCGACTCGGTCGAGGCGGCGGCGCGTTCGCTCACCGAGCCCACGCCCAGCCGGATCCGCGGCGTCGTGACCCGGATCCTCGACGCGAGGGTCAAGGACGGCCAGCTCGATGAAAGCCCGATCACGTTCGAAGATCTCGCGAACATCCGCGAGAGCTTCATCCCCATCCTCACCGCGCTCTTCCACGCGCGCGTCCACTACCCGGGCAGTCCGGCCAACGAAGAGCGCCGCCGTCCCGCCGACCTCGGTGTCGTGCACGGAGAGAAGTCCCGGCTTAAGATCGACCACTCTTAG